CTCGCCCCCCTCCGTCTGCCCCCGCCCCGCGAGAAGATCCATCAGGGTCAGATCCGTCAGCAGATCCATCGTCTCGGGGACCCTCCCCACGCGGGCCTTGTTCACCGAGATCGAGGAGACCCCCTCGTCGAGGAGGACGAGATCGAGCCCTCCGCGCTCGTGCACCTTGTCCGCCTTGAGGAGAAGGGATCGGATGAGCTGCCCGTACTCCCCCTGCGTGGTGCCGGCGGCGAGCGTCAGCGTCTGCACCCCCCGATCGGTGAGCTCGCTGTAGACCTGCCCCGACACGACCCGGTCGCGATCGACGGGGAGACTCTCGAGCGTCAGGCGGCCGTCCGCGCGGGCGAGCGTGACCGACGCGCGCCCTTCGAGGAGGGGCTTCAGCTTCGAGTACGAGCGCCCGATCGATTCCTTCGCGCGGGGGTGGTCGACCGAGTAGAGCCCGACGTTCTTGAGCGAGAGCGCCAGCTCCTTGAGCCAGTCGTTGGCCGCGATGCGGAGCTCGGCCCCCTCGATCGCCTTCATGTTCGCTCGCCCGCCCGGGCGTACGGCCCGCGCGCGCCGCCGGACTTCGACACCAGCCTCACTTCCGTCAGGACCGCCCCTCGATCGATCGCCTTGATCATGTCGTACGCCGCGAGCCCCGCCACCGTCACGGCCGTCAGAGCCTCCATCTCGACGCCGGTCGAGGATCGCGTGCGCGCCGTCGCCTCGAGCTCGATGCGGCAGCCGGCGGCGTCGAGGGTCGCCTTCACCTCGACGTGGTCGAGGGGGATCGGGTGGCACAGCGGGATGAGCGACGAGGTCTGCTTCGCCGCCTGGATCCCCGCGATGCGCGCGACCGTCAGCACGTCCCCCTTCGCGACGCGGTTCCCCCGGACCGCGTCGAACGCGTCGCGGCTCACGTTCAGCGCGCCCCGCGCCACCGCCTCCCTCACGGTCTCGGGTTTTCCCGAGACGTCGACCATCCGGGCCTCGCCCTTCGAGTCGACGTGCGTGAGCGAGGGGCCGCCCTTCGCCGCCCGCTTCGCGCCCTTGCCCCCGACCGCCATCCCCTCAGGCTCCCGCGTATCCCGTCACCGTCACGCCGCGCCCGGCTCTCAGGGCGGGCATCGCCATCACCGGGTCGCCGAGCACCCGCCGCGGCACACCGAACGCCTCGACGGAGGAGAGGATTCCGGGCACGCTCAGCTCCACCCTGAGGCTCGCCACCGGCCGCGACACCTTGCCGTTTTCGACGAGAAAAGTCCCGTCCCGGGTGACGGCGCTCAAGCTGAGGCGGCTCATCTCCACCATGTTCACGTAGTGGAGGCGGCGGATCAAGAGCCCTCGGGACGCGCCCGCCACCAGCGATTCCGGCGACTCGGCCCCGCCGATCAGCAGCGCGGTCGACGCCCCCCCCGCGGGCTGCATCCCGTGCGAGCGGCTCCACACCGCCGACCCGGACAGCTCACGCAGCACGCCGCCCCGGATCCAGACACGACGGGAGCGCGGGATCCCCTCCTCGCTGAACGGGGCTGAGGAGAGCATGGTGTCGGCGGGATCGCTCACGAGCGTCACGTTCGCGCCGAAGACCGGCTCGCCGAGGGCGGCCCTCCCGCCGGGCCTCGAGAAGAAGGACCGCCCGCCTTCGACGAGGCGCGCGTCGAGCGAGAGGACGACGAACGGAATCAGCGCCGCGACGGCATCGGGGCCGAGGACGACGGCGAGCGGGCCGGGATCGCATCCCCTGAGGCTCGCGGCCGATCGCGCCGACTCGGCCGCGGCGAGGGAAAGGTCCGGGGGATGCAGCGCCGAGATCCGGTTCTCCTCGCGGCCCTCCCAGCCGACCCCGGTCCCGTCCCCGTTCCGGATGAGAGCCTCGAACCGGGCGAGCGACTCGCGATGACAGGCGAAGAAGCCGCGCGAGGTGGCCACGGCGAGGAGCGACTCGGCGGTCTCGACGCGCCCCCACGCCCCCCCCGAGACCCCCTTCGCCGCCGAGATCGCCGCGCGCGCCGCGTCGGCGCGGACGGCGGGGCCCGCCTCCGCCGTGTCGCTGAACCACGCGGCGACCGGCGTGACGGGGGACGCCCCCTCCTCGGGGCCGAGGTCCGGATCCTGGGACGCCGCGCCCGCGAGATCGAAACAATCCCTCACGGCGCGCGCGAGGCTCGCGGGGTCGAGGGAGTTCGACGTCACCGCCGCCCTGCGCCGCTCCGCGGTGCCGACGATCGTGATCTCGCGATCCTCCGTCCTCCCCTCGCCGGTCAGCGCCGAGGCGGAAAAGTCCAGGTGGGCGCGGGACGCGGCCCGGAGGAC
This genomic window from Acidobacteriota bacterium contains:
- the moaC gene encoding cyclic pyranopterin monophosphate synthase MoaC, whose amino-acid sequence is MAVGGKGAKRAAKGGPSLTHVDSKGEARMVDVSGKPETVREAVARGALNVSRDAFDAVRGNRVAKGDVLTVARIAGIQAAKQTSSLIPLCHPIPLDHVEVKATLDAAGCRIELEATARTRSSTGVEMEALTAVTVAGLAAYDMIKAIDRGAVLTEVRLVSKSGGARGPYARAGERT